One segment of Hydrogenothermus marinus DNA contains the following:
- a CDS encoding KamA family radical SAM protein produces the protein MKYRTYNIRTFENIPQVKNSLSEKEIFDIKVVAKVFPFKVNNYVIEKLIDWSDPLNDPIFRLTFPQRGMLTDEDYNKIATLLKNGESEEKINKVVHDIRMKLNPHPAGQKYNIPEIDGEKLHGSQHKYRETILFFPKQGQTCHAYCSFCFRWPQFIGINELKFAMKEVDILIRYIKAHPEITDILFTGGDPLIMKTKLLKQYIEPILEADIPNLKTIRIGSKALGFWPYRFLTDDDAQELLDLFKKIVDKGYHLAYMAHFNHYKELETEEVQEAIAKIRETGAEIRTQSPILKHINDSSDVWAKMWQKQVELGMIPYYMFMARDTGAQHYFGVPLVRAWKIFTDAFKQVSGIARTVRGPSMSATPGKIRMLGITEINGKKYMVLDFLQGRNPDWVGKPFFAEYNEEALWIDDLKPAFSDKFFYEEELEEILSRDRLEAGVS, from the coding sequence ATGAAATATAGGACATATAATATTAGGACATTTGAAAACATTCCACAGGTAAAAAATTCTTTATCAGAAAAAGAGATTTTTGATATAAAAGTAGTAGCTAAGGTTTTTCCTTTTAAGGTAAATAATTATGTTATAGAAAAACTGATAGATTGGTCTGATCCTTTAAATGATCCTATTTTTAGACTTACATTTCCTCAACGAGGAATGCTTACAGATGAAGATTATAATAAGATAGCAACATTATTAAAAAATGGAGAGTCTGAAGAAAAAATAAATAAAGTTGTTCATGATATAAGAATGAAACTTAATCCTCATCCTGCAGGGCAAAAATATAATATTCCAGAAATAGATGGGGAAAAACTACATGGTTCACAACATAAATATAGAGAGACTATACTTTTCTTCCCAAAACAAGGGCAAACATGCCATGCATACTGTTCTTTCTGTTTTAGATGGCCACAATTTATAGGTATAAATGAGCTTAAATTTGCAATGAAAGAGGTTGATATATTAATTAGATATATTAAAGCTCATCCTGAAATTACAGATATATTATTTACTGGTGGTGATCCACTTATAATGAAAACTAAACTTTTAAAACAATATATAGAACCTATTTTAGAAGCAGATATTCCTAATTTAAAAACTATAAGAATTGGTTCTAAAGCTCTTGGATTTTGGCCTTATAGATTCTTAACAGATGATGATGCTCAAGAATTATTAGATTTATTTAAGAAAATTGTTGATAAAGGTTATCATCTTGCATATATGGCTCATTTTAACCATTATAAAGAATTAGAAACAGAAGAAGTTCAAGAAGCAATTGCAAAAATAAGAGAAACAGGTGCAGAAATTAGAACCCAATCTCCAATACTAAAACATATAAATGATAGCTCTGATGTTTGGGCTAAGATGTGGCAAAAACAAGTAGAACTTGGAATGATACCTTATTATATGTTTATGGCAAGAGATACAGGTGCACAACATTATTTCGGAGTACCTTTAGTAAGAGCTTGGAAAATATTCACAGATGCTTTTAAACAAGTAAGTGGAATAGCAAGAACTGTTAGAGGACCTTCTATGTCTGCAACTCCAGGTAAGATTAGAATGCTTGGAATTACAGAAATAAATGGTAAAAAATATATGGTGCTTGATTTCTTACAAGGAAGAAATCCTGATTGGGTAGGAAAACCTTTCTTTGCAGAATATAATGAAGAAGCTTTATGGATAGATGATTTAAAACCTGCATTCTCAGATAAATTCTTTTATGAAGAAGAACTTGAAGAAATTTTATCCAGAGATAGATTAGAAGCAGGAGTTAGTTAA
- a CDS encoding YqiA/YcfP family alpha/beta fold hydrolase, protein MKILYIHGFNSAGYGDKINHLKNDFGAENIIAPTLPYDPEKAMKQLEFLTEAIKDKDKLWIFGTSLGGFYALYLADKYKVPAVLINPSTDPYTSLKDQVGPQVNYKSNEKYEFTEKHLESLKKYYVNNLENLKDFVYVYLDEEDELLDSKKTKEYFEKNGIYVKMYPGGNHRFIHMPELIQDIKTKMV, encoded by the coding sequence TGCAGGATATGGAGATAAAATAAATCATCTAAAAAATGATTTTGGAGCTGAAAATATTATTGCTCCAACTTTACCTTATGATCCTGAAAAAGCAATGAAACAGCTTGAATTTCTTACAGAAGCTATAAAAGATAAAGATAAATTATGGATTTTTGGAACTTCCTTAGGTGGTTTTTATGCTTTATATCTTGCTGATAAATATAAAGTACCTGCAGTATTAATAAATCCTTCTACAGATCCTTATACTTCTTTGAAAGATCAAGTAGGGCCTCAGGTTAACTATAAATCTAATGAAAAATATGAATTTACTGAAAAGCATTTAGAAAGTTTAAAAAAATATTATGTTAATAATCTTGAAAATTTAAAAGATTTTGTATATGTTTATCTTGATGAAGAGGATGAGCTTCTTGATAGTAAGAAAACTAAAGAGTATTTTGAAAAAAATGGTATATATGTAAAAATGTACCCAGGAGGTAATCATAGATTTATACATATGCCAGAGCTTATACAAGATATAAAAACAAAAATGGTATAA
- a CDS encoding RsmE family RNA methyltransferase, producing the protein MSYPRFIGKVENSTVILSEEEFHHLKVKRLKEGDFFELNDLKGNIYLCKIEKISKNELKAYPIEKIHQKEEKLKIDLYLCIPNQLSKIDDLIPFLSELGVDKLIPVICKNSAIKQKQIEKKLKKWEKIALNSIKQCKRLYPLKIEPPKQLKDINPDSDIKFLFYEKEKEKTLKQFCDKKVDSISIFIGNEGGFKEEEVLFLEKKGFIPLSLGNLILKMETAVITAVANIKFCFED; encoded by the coding sequence ATGTCTTATCCAAGATTCATAGGAAAAGTAGAAAATTCTACTGTAATACTATCAGAAGAAGAATTTCATCATCTTAAAGTAAAAAGATTAAAAGAAGGTGATTTTTTTGAGTTAAATGATCTTAAAGGTAATATATATCTATGTAAGATAGAAAAAATTTCAAAAAATGAACTAAAAGCTTATCCAATAGAAAAAATACATCAAAAAGAAGAAAAACTAAAAATAGATTTATATCTTTGTATTCCAAATCAGTTATCTAAAATTGATGATCTTATTCCTTTTTTAAGTGAGCTTGGAGTGGATAAATTAATACCTGTAATATGTAAAAATTCTGCTATAAAGCAAAAACAGATAGAAAAAAAATTAAAAAAATGGGAAAAGATAGCTTTAAACTCTATTAAACAATGTAAAAGGCTTTATCCTTTAAAAATAGAACCCCCAAAACAGTTAAAAGATATAAATCCAGATTCAGATATAAAGTTTTTATTTTATGAAAAAGAAAAGGAAAAAACTTTAAAACAGTTTTGTGATAAAAAAGTAGACTCAATTAGTATTTTTATTGGGAATGAAGGAGGCTTTAAAGAAGAAGAGGTATTATTTTTAGAAAAAAAAGGTTTTATTCCTTTATCCTTAGGAAATTTAATTTTAAAAATGGAAACTGCCGTAATTACGGCAGTTGCAAATATTAAGTTCTGTTTTGAAGATTAA
- the tatA gene encoding twin-arginine translocase TatA/TatE family subunit: MFGGIGIPELLLIFGILLLLFGARKLPEIGKGLGEGIRSFKSSLSGDEEEKKEEKVVKAKEIEAEVQKEEIKTEEKQKAEA, translated from the coding sequence ATGTTTGGTGGAATAGGAATACCTGAACTTTTATTAATATTTGGAATACTTCTCTTATTATTTGGAGCAAGAAAACTTCCAGAAATAGGAAAAGGTCTTGGAGAAGGAATTAGAAGTTTTAAATCTTCTTTAAGTGGTGATGAAGAAGAGAAAAAAGAAGAAAAAGTTGTAAAAGCTAAAGAGATAGAAGCAGAAGTTCAAAAAGAAGAGATAAAAACTGAAGAAAAGCAAAAGGCAGAGGCTTAA
- the typA gene encoding translational GTPase TypA, which yields MENLKERKAVRSDIRNIAIIAHVDHGKTTLVDALLKQSGTFKENEEVEERVMDNIDLERERGITIMAKNTAIKYKDIKINIVDTPGHADFGGEVERTLKMVDGVILLVDAAEGPMPQTRFVLQKALEAGLTPLVVINKIDRQDARINEVIDEIYDLFIDLDATEDQLDFPIIYAIAKDGIAKENLEDDSTNMKPLFEKIINYMPAPTYDPEKGFQFLITSLDYDNYVGRLAIGRIFNGSVKVGQPVSVIKKDGKIIKGNIRALYTYEGLNKVEVKEAKAGDIVAIAGIDDIYIGETIADAENPESLPPITVEEPTISMIFSVNDSPFAGRSGKFLTSRHLRDRLFKETLTNVAIRVEDTENPEAFLVMGRGELQLSILAEMMRREGYEFQVSKPEVITKEENGQKLEPVERVVIDIPEEYVGIVTEKLGSRKGKMINMINHGFGRVRLEFLIPSRGLIGYRSEFKTDTKGEGLINAIFEGWEPWAGDIKTRKNGALVSDRKGVATPYAINGLQDRGIIFIDPGTEVYEGMVVGEHNRDNDLWVNITREKKLTNMRAASADEGIKIIPAKKMDFEKAMEWINNDELIEVTPDAIRIRKKDLKK from the coding sequence TTGGAAAATTTAAAAGAAAGAAAAGCAGTAAGAAGCGATATAAGGAATATTGCTATTATTGCCCATGTTGATCATGGAAAAACTACATTAGTAGATGCCCTCTTAAAACAAAGTGGTACTTTTAAGGAAAATGAAGAAGTAGAAGAAAGAGTAATGGATAATATAGACCTTGAAAGAGAGCGCGGAATTACAATTATGGCTAAAAATACTGCTATAAAATACAAAGATATCAAAATAAATATTGTAGATACACCGGGGCACGCAGATTTTGGTGGAGAAGTTGAAAGAACTTTAAAAATGGTAGATGGTGTAATCCTCTTAGTGGATGCAGCAGAAGGACCTATGCCTCAAACAAGATTTGTTTTACAAAAAGCTTTAGAAGCAGGACTTACACCTTTAGTTGTAATTAACAAAATAGATAGACAAGATGCAAGAATAAATGAAGTAATAGATGAGATATATGATTTATTTATAGATTTAGATGCAACGGAAGATCAACTTGATTTTCCAATTATATATGCCATTGCAAAAGATGGCATAGCAAAAGAGAATTTAGAAGATGATTCTACAAATATGAAACCTTTATTTGAAAAAATAATAAATTACATGCCTGCCCCTACATATGATCCAGAAAAAGGTTTTCAATTTTTAATAACTTCCCTTGATTATGATAATTATGTTGGAAGATTAGCAATTGGAAGAATTTTTAATGGATCAGTAAAAGTTGGTCAGCCTGTATCTGTTATAAAAAAAGATGGAAAAATTATAAAAGGAAATATTAGAGCTTTATATACATATGAAGGTTTAAACAAAGTAGAAGTAAAAGAAGCAAAAGCAGGAGATATAGTAGCAATAGCAGGAATTGATGATATATATATAGGTGAAACTATTGCAGATGCAGAAAATCCAGAAAGTTTACCACCAATTACAGTTGAAGAACCAACTATATCTATGATTTTTTCTGTAAATGATTCACCTTTTGCAGGAAGAAGTGGAAAATTTTTAACATCAAGACATTTAAGAGATAGATTATTTAAAGAAACATTAACAAATGTTGCTATAAGAGTTGAAGATACAGAAAATCCAGAAGCATTTTTAGTTATGGGTAGAGGAGAGCTCCAGCTTTCTATTCTTGCAGAAATGATGAGAAGAGAAGGATATGAGTTTCAAGTTTCAAAACCAGAAGTAATCACAAAAGAAGAAAATGGACAAAAATTAGAACCTGTAGAAAGGGTAGTTATAGATATTCCGGAAGAATATGTTGGAATAGTTACAGAAAAGCTTGGTTCAAGAAAAGGAAAAATGATAAATATGATAAATCATGGCTTTGGTAGGGTAAGACTTGAATTTTTAATACCATCAAGAGGATTAATTGGATATAGATCCGAGTTTAAAACAGATACAAAAGGAGAAGGTTTAATAAATGCTATATTTGAAGGTTGGGAACCTTGGGCTGGAGATATAAAAACAAGAAAAAATGGAGCATTAGTATCAGATAGAAAAGGAGTAGCTACTCCTTATGCAATTAATGGACTTCAAGATAGAGGTATTATTTTTATTGACCCAGGAACAGAAGTTTATGAAGGAATGGTAGTTGGAGAACATAATAGAGATAATGATTTATGGGTAAATATTACAAGAGAGAAAAAGCTTACAAATATGAGAGCAGCAAGTGCAGATGAAGGAATAAAAATAATTCCTGCTAAGAAGATGGATTTTGAAAAGGCTATGGAATGGATAAATAATGATGAGTTAATAGAAGTTACTCCTGATGCTATTAGAATTAGAAAAAAAGATTTAAAAAAATAA